The following are encoded together in the Vigna unguiculata cultivar IT97K-499-35 chromosome 2, ASM411807v1, whole genome shotgun sequence genome:
- the LOC114167240 gene encoding NEP1-interacting protein 1-like yields the protein MEFVPNPCPLRSSSLGNLVERVKQLGTLAVSAVIGNIFSAILTFCFALVGTLLGALTGALIGQETESGFIRGAAVGAISGAVFSIEVFESSLVLWQSDESGIGCVLYLIDVIASLLSGRLVRERIGPAMLSAVQNQMGAVETSFDEVQNIFDTGGAKGLSGDLVEKIPKIKITTDNNFDASGDRVSCSVCLQDFQLGETVRSLPHCHHMFHLPCIDKWLFRHGSCPLCRRDL from the exons ATGGAGTTTGTGCCAAATCCCTGTCCTTTGCGTTCATCTTCGCTCGGGAATCTCGTCGAGAGGGTTAAGCAGCTTGGTACCCTCGCCGTCTCTGCCGTCATTGGGAACATCTTCTCTGCGATCTTGACCTTCTGCTTTGCATTAG TGGGCACTTTGTTAGGGGCCTTGACTGGTGCTTTGATAGGACAAGAAACTGAGAGTGGCTTCATTCGAGGGGCTGCTGTTGGAGCCATATCAGGAGCTGTTTTTTCCATTGAAGTGTTTGAATCTTCTCTTGTTCTTTGGCAATCTGATGAATCTGGAATTGGTTGCGTGTTATATTTG ATTGATGTTATCGCCAGCTTGCTGAGTGGGAGACTTGTGCGTGAGAGGATAGGTCCAGCCATGTTGAGTGCTGTTCAAAATCAG ATGGGTGCTGTTGAAACCAGCTTTGATGAGGTTCAAAACATCTTTGACACCGGTGGTGCCAAAGGTTTATCTGGAGATTTGGTTGAAAAAatcccaaaaataaaaattacaacagACAACAATTTTGATGCATCCGGTGATAGAGTTTCTTGTTCAGTTTGCCTGCAG GATTTTCAGCTTGGAGAAACAGTAAGAAGCTTACCTCATTGCCATCACATGTTTCACCTTCCTTGCATAGATAAGTGGCTCTTCAGACATGGTTCTTGCCCATTATGCAGAAGGGATCTGTAA